In a genomic window of Rhinopithecus roxellana isolate Shanxi Qingling chromosome 2, ASM756505v1, whole genome shotgun sequence:
- the AFP gene encoding alpha-fetoprotein gives MKWVGSIFLIVLLNFTESRTLHRNEYGIASILDSYQCTAEINLADLATIFFAQFVQEATYKEVSKMVKDVLTAIEKPTGDEQSAGCLENQLPAFLEELCHEKDILEKYGLSDCCSQSEEGRHNCFLAHKKPTPASIPLFQVPEPVTSCEAYEEDRETFMNKFIYEIARRHPFLYAPTILLLAARYDKIIPSCCKAENAVECFQTKAASITKELRESSLLNQHACAVMKNFGTRTFHAITVTKLSQKFTKVNFTEIQKLVLDVAHVHEHCCRGDVLDCLQDGEKIMSYVCSQQDTLSNKITECCKLTTLERGQCIIHAENDEKPEGLSPNLKRFLGDRDFNQFSSGEKNIFLASFVHEYSRRHPQLAVSVILRVAKGYQELLEKCFQTENPLECQDKGEEELQKYIQESQALAKRSCGLFQKLGEYYLQNAFLVAYTKKAPQLTSSELMAITRKMAATAATCCQLSEDKLLACGEGAADIIIGHLCIRHETTPVNPGVGQCCTSSYANRRPCFSSLVVDETYVPPAFSDDKFIFHKDLCQAQGVALQTMKQEFLINLVKQKPQITEEQLEAVIADFSGLLEKCCQSQEQEVCFAEEGQKLISKTRAALGV, from the exons GGCTACCATATTTTTTGCTCAGTTTGTTCAAGAAGCCACTTACAAGGAAGTAAGCAAAATGGTGAAAGATGTATTGACTGCAATTGAGAAACCCACTGGAGATGAACAGTCTGCAGGGTGTTTAGAAAACCAG CTACCTGCCTTTCTGGAAGAACTTTGCCATGAgaaagacattttggaaaagtACGGACTTTCAGACTGCTGTAGCCAAAGTGAAGAGGGAAGACATAACTGTTTTCTTGCACACAAAAAGCCCACTCCAGCATCCATCCCACTTTTCCAAGTTCCAGAACCTGTCACGAGTTGTGAAGCATATGAAGAAGACAGGGAGACATTCATGAACAA ATTCATTTATGAGATAGCAAGAAGGCATCCCTTCCTGTATGCACCTACAATTCTTCTTTTGGCTGCTCGCTATGACAAAATAATTCCATCTTGCTGCAAAGCTGAAAATGCAGTTGAATGCTTCCAAACAAAG GCAGCATCAATTACAAAAGAATTAAGAGAAAGCAGCTTGTTAAATCAACATGCATGTGCAGTAATGAAAAATTTTGGGACCCGAACTTTCCACGCCAT aactGTTACTAAACTGAGTCAGAAGTTTACCAAAGTTAATTTTACTGAAATCCAGAAACTAGTCCTGGATGTGGCCCATGTACATGAGCACTGCTGCAGAGGAGACGTGCTGGATTGTCTGCAGGATGGG GAAAAAATTATGTCCTATGTATGTTCTCAACAAGACACTCTGTCAAACAAAATAACAGAATGCTGCAAACTGACCACACTGGAACGTGGTCAATGTATAATTCATGCAGAAAATGATGAAAAACCTGAAGGTCTATCTCCAAATCTAAAGAGGTTTTTAGGAGATAGAGATTTTAACCAATTttcttcaggggaaaaaaatatctTCTTGGCAAG TTTTGTTCATGAATATTCAAGAAGACATCCTCAGCTTGCTGTCTCAGTAATTCTAAGAGTTGCTAAAGGATACCAGGAGTTATTGGAGAAGTGTTTCCAGACTGAAAACCCTCTTGAATGCCAAGATAAAGGG GAAGAAGAATTACAGAAATACATCCAGGAGAGCCAAGCATTGGCAAAGCGAAGCTGTGGCCTCTTCCAGAAACTAGGAGAATATTACTTACAAAATGC ATTTCTCGTTGCTTACACAAAGAAAGCCCCTCAGCTGACCTCATCGGAGCTGATGGCCATCACCAGAAAAATGGCAGCCACAGCAGCCACTTGTTGCCAACTCAGTGAGGACAAACTATTGGCCTGTGGTGAGGGAGCG GCTGACATTATTATTGGACACTTATGTATCAGGCATGAAACGACTCCAGTAAACCCTGGTGTTGGCCAGTGCTGCACTTCTTCATATGCCAACAGGAGGCCATGCTTCAGCAGCTTGGTGGTGGATGAAACATATGTCCCTCCTGCATTCTCAGATGACAAGTTCATTTTCCATAAGGATCTGTGCCAAGCTCAGGGTGTAGCGCTGCAAACGATGAAGCAAGA GTTTCTCATTAACCTTGTGAAGCAAAAGCCACAAATAACAGAGGAACAACTTGAGGCTGTCATTGCAGATTTCTCAGGCCTGTTGGAGAAATGCTGCCAAAGTCAGGAACAGGAAGTCTGCTTTGCTGAAGAG GGACAAAAACTGATTTCAAAAACTCGTGCTGCTTTGGGAGTTTAA